From Candidatus Nitricoxidivorans perseverans, the proteins below share one genomic window:
- the ribD gene encoding bifunctional diaminohydroxyphosphoribosylaminopyrimidine deaminase/5-amino-6-(5-phosphoribosylamino)uracil reductase RibD produces MARALLLARRGLYTTTPNPRVGCVLVRNGAVIGEGWHERAGGPHAEINALSEIVGSGGTASGATAYVTLEPCSHHGRTPPCADALITAGVARVVAAMRDPNPQVAGQGLSRLEVAGIAVESGLMADEAREINIGFVSRMMRGRPWLRIKVAASLDGKTALNNGASQWITGPEARRDVHAWRARSCAVLTGYGTVKEDDPQLTVRDVQTSRQPFRIVVDSKLRVSPSARICEGGGLLVATAVDDETRAAPLRERGVEVLALPGADGKVDLAALLEALARRGVNEVHVEAGHRLNGALLAEGLVDELVIYFAPTLLGDRARGLFALPEFVSLSERRDLDILDLRRVGRDLRILARPGGAG; encoded by the coding sequence ATGGCGCGCGCGCTGCTTCTGGCGCGGCGCGGCCTCTACACCACCACGCCGAATCCGCGCGTCGGCTGCGTGCTGGTCAGGAATGGCGCCGTGATCGGCGAAGGCTGGCACGAGCGGGCCGGCGGCCCCCACGCCGAAATCAATGCCTTGTCCGAAATCGTTGGTTCCGGCGGGACGGCGAGTGGCGCCACCGCGTATGTCACCCTCGAACCGTGCAGCCATCACGGCCGCACACCGCCCTGCGCCGACGCGCTGATCACGGCCGGCGTCGCCCGCGTCGTTGCGGCGATGCGGGACCCGAATCCCCAGGTGGCGGGCCAGGGGTTGTCCAGGCTCGAAGTGGCGGGCATCGCGGTGGAAAGCGGCCTCATGGCGGACGAGGCGCGGGAGATCAACATCGGCTTCGTCTCGCGCATGATGCGCGGCCGGCCCTGGCTCCGCATCAAGGTGGCGGCGAGCCTCGATGGGAAGACGGCGCTCAACAACGGCGCCTCCCAGTGGATCACCGGCCCCGAGGCGCGCCGCGACGTCCATGCTTGGCGCGCCCGCTCGTGCGCCGTCCTGACCGGCTACGGCACGGTCAAGGAAGATGATCCTCAATTGACGGTGCGCGACGTGCAAACCTCGCGCCAGCCGTTCCGGATCGTGGTCGACAGCAAGCTGCGCGTTTCCCCTTCGGCCCGCATCTGCGAGGGAGGCGGGCTGCTGGTGGCGACCGCGGTCGACGACGAAACCCGTGCGGCGCCCCTGCGCGAGCGGGGCGTCGAGGTGCTTGCGTTGCCCGGCGCCGACGGCAAGGTAGACCTGGCCGCCCTGCTCGAAGCGCTGGCGCGGCGCGGCGTCAACGAGGTGCATGTCGAGGCGGGTCATCGGCTTAACGGCGCGCTGTTGGCAGAGGGTCTTGTCGACGAGCTGGTGATCTATTTCGCGCCGACGCTGCTCGGCGACCGCGCGCGCGGGCTCTTCGCCCTGCCGGAATTCGTCAGCCTCTCAGAGCGGCGCGACCTCGACATCCTCGATCTGCGCCGCGTCGGCCGCGATCTGCGCATCCTCGCACGGCCCGGCGGGGCGGGCTGA
- the tolR gene encoding protein TolR has product MRQRRLMNQINVVPYIDVMLVLLVIFMVTAPMIQTGSVDLPSVGKSATPPAAPLEIIVKADRELMMRDRALGGAEVSVSRRELAEKLRALQAKNPGQPVLIAGDRSVKYEAVLDVMDELQRAQVAKIGLLVKPPK; this is encoded by the coding sequence ATGAGGCAGCGCCGCCTCATGAACCAGATCAACGTCGTTCCCTACATCGACGTGATGCTGGTGCTGCTCGTCATCTTCATGGTCACGGCGCCGATGATCCAGACCGGCAGCGTCGACCTGCCATCCGTCGGAAAATCGGCCACGCCGCCGGCCGCACCGCTGGAGATCATCGTCAAGGCCGACCGCGAACTGATGATGCGCGACCGCGCACTGGGTGGCGCCGAAGTCAGCGTCAGCCGGCGCGAGCTGGCGGAAAAGCTGCGCGCCCTTCAGGCGAAGAACCCCGGTCAGCCGGTGCTGATCGCCGGCGACCGTAGCGTGAAGTACGAGGCCGTGCTCGACGTCATGGACGAACTGCAACGCGCCCAGGTCGCGAAGATCGGGCTGCTGGTGAAGCCCCCGAAATGA
- a CDS encoding cation-translocating P-type ATPase C-terminal domain-containing protein produces MNIAHLSAAEAFASLGSGPGGLSEREAAEGALLLAIVYTPWGNRLFGTAPLGLDVWLYMLPFALTLGASEEARKAFVSAFRRGSIPARP; encoded by the coding sequence ATGAACATTGCCCACCTCTCCGCCGCCGAAGCCTTCGCCAGCCTGGGCAGCGGCCCTGGCGGCCTTTCGGAGCGGGAGGCGGCGGAGGGGGCGCTCCTGCTGGCCATCGTCTACACGCCCTGGGGCAACCGGCTGTTCGGAACGGCGCCGCTCGGCCTCGACGTCTGGCTTTACATGCTGCCCTTCGCACTGACGCTCGGCGCATCCGAGGAGGCGCGCAAGGCGTTCGTCAGCGCCTTCCGCCGAGGATCGATCCCAGCACGCCCCTGA
- a CDS encoding YfiR family protein, with the protein MLLPRFLSRLCCGVLCAACLPPAAFAEVAQETEVKAAVVFNLLTFIQWPKDEQPAGRSLYLCTFEESGIERELSRHSGKPVHGRALFVRRIGGSAEELEQCQAVFVESANPSALARAAATARGRALLVVGEGAWALERGAMISVSLVSGRVAIDVDIAALRRSHLAASSKLLRLARTLVE; encoded by the coding sequence ATGCTTCTCCCTCGGTTTCTTTCCAGGCTGTGTTGCGGCGTGCTCTGCGCGGCATGCCTGCCGCCGGCCGCATTCGCCGAGGTGGCGCAGGAGACGGAGGTGAAAGCGGCGGTGGTCTTCAACCTGTTGACGTTCATCCAGTGGCCGAAAGACGAGCAGCCCGCCGGCCGCTCGCTGTACCTATGCACTTTCGAGGAAAGCGGCATCGAGCGGGAACTGTCCCGTCATTCGGGCAAGCCGGTCCATGGCCGCGCCCTGTTCGTCCGGCGCATCGGCGGAAGCGCGGAGGAACTGGAGCAATGCCAGGCGGTGTTCGTGGAATCCGCCAATCCGTCGGCGCTGGCCCGCGCCGCCGCAACGGCCCGCGGCCGAGCCCTGCTCGTGGTGGGCGAGGGCGCGTGGGCGCTGGAGCGGGGCGCCATGATCAGCGTATCGCTGGTCAGCGGCCGGGTGGCGATCGACGTGGACATCGCCGCCCTCCGGCGATCGCATCTCGCGGCCAGTTCCAAGCTGCTGCGCCTGGCCCGCACGCTGGTCGAATGA
- a CDS encoding TonB-dependent receptor has protein sequence MRTFAALCAISLASTPAASADGLSSMSLEDLLRVEVTGASRYVQPLSEAPSAVSVVAAEDIRRFGFRTLAEALQSVRGVYATNDRAYSYLGIRGFGRPGDYNSRILLLVDGNRRNDAIYDQAMVGHEGPVEMDWVKRVEFVPGPSSAIYGGNALFGIVNAVLWSGADLDGSRVTAEAGSAGMARLGLLAGRGIEAGGQAGDWIAGVSVYRKRGGNLHFPEFDGVGGSDGVARGLDGERHAKAFAKLNLGGWHASVALSSRHKDVPTAYFSTDFNAPGNFTLDQHAYADIGHAATLSENLTRNVRLHAGAYRYDGEYAFLSSSGVVGRDEARAKWWGAEYRLTWTGMQGHTLLLGAEAQRNGRVDQRYFDISPRTDYLDSRHRGSGAGLFVQDEWRFAPRWMANLGLRADRIADFGATLSPRAALIHHPVPEASVKLIHGRAFRPPNAYERFYHDGGSTQKASTDLKPERIATTELAADMAVTPTLRLGASLYRYRMKNLVEQITDPADSLLVFVNQPPIRARGAELEAEAMLAGGWRLRGSFAAQQIRQDSGAESANSPRRLAKLLADGPLFDTGWTFGLNLQAIGSRLSANGSRVPAYVAGNLMLRRGKAAKGGEWSVGLYNLSGHRHLDPSSSEHVQNALPQDGRQLQARWEIVL, from the coding sequence ATGAGGACATTTGCCGCCCTGTGCGCCATATCACTGGCATCGACTCCCGCCGCATCGGCCGACGGCCTGTCGAGCATGTCCCTGGAAGATCTGCTCCGGGTGGAGGTGACCGGCGCTTCCCGTTACGTCCAGCCCCTGTCTGAAGCGCCTTCGGCGGTTTCCGTCGTTGCCGCGGAGGACATCCGGCGTTTCGGCTTCCGCACGCTTGCCGAGGCGCTCCAGTCCGTGCGGGGTGTTTATGCCACCAACGACCGCGCCTACAGCTATCTGGGCATCCGGGGCTTCGGCCGGCCCGGCGACTACAACTCCCGCATCCTGCTGCTGGTGGACGGCAACCGCCGCAACGACGCCATCTACGACCAGGCCATGGTCGGCCACGAGGGGCCCGTGGAGATGGACTGGGTCAAGCGCGTCGAATTCGTGCCGGGCCCCTCGTCGGCCATTTACGGCGGCAACGCGCTCTTCGGGATCGTCAATGCCGTCCTCTGGTCGGGTGCCGATCTGGATGGCTCGCGGGTGACGGCGGAAGCGGGCAGCGCCGGCATGGCGCGGCTGGGGCTGCTAGCCGGCCGCGGCATCGAGGCCGGCGGCCAGGCGGGCGATTGGATAGCCGGCGTCTCCGTTTACCGGAAGCGCGGCGGGAACTTGCATTTCCCGGAGTTCGACGGCGTGGGCGGCAGCGACGGTGTGGCCCGCGGGCTCGACGGCGAGCGCCACGCGAAAGCCTTCGCCAAGCTGAACCTCGGCGGCTGGCATGCCAGCGTCGCCCTCTCCTCCCGTCACAAGGACGTGCCCACCGCCTATTTCAGCACCGACTTCAACGCGCCCGGCAATTTCACCCTGGACCAGCATGCCTACGCCGACATCGGCCATGCCGCGACCCTTTCGGAGAACCTGACCCGGAATGTGCGGCTTCATGCCGGCGCCTACCGCTATGACGGCGAATACGCCTTCCTGTCGTCATCGGGCGTCGTCGGCCGGGACGAGGCGCGCGCGAAGTGGTGGGGCGCGGAATACCGCCTCACCTGGACGGGCATGCAAGGACACACGCTCCTCCTGGGCGCCGAGGCGCAGCGCAACGGACGCGTCGACCAGCGCTATTTCGACATTTCGCCTCGCACGGATTATCTGGATTCGCGCCATCGCGGCAGCGGCGCCGGCCTCTTCGTCCAGGACGAGTGGCGCTTCGCGCCGCGCTGGATGGCCAATCTCGGCCTGCGGGCGGATCGGATCGCCGATTTCGGCGCGACGCTCTCGCCGCGCGCGGCCCTGATCCACCATCCGGTTCCGGAGGCCTCGGTGAAGCTGATCCATGGCCGCGCCTTCCGGCCGCCCAATGCCTACGAGCGCTTCTATCACGATGGAGGCAGTACGCAGAAAGCCAGTACCGACCTCAAGCCTGAGCGCATCGCCACCACCGAGCTGGCGGCCGACATGGCGGTGACGCCGACCCTGCGGTTGGGCGCCAGCCTCTACCGCTACCGCATGAAGAACCTGGTGGAGCAGATCACCGATCCGGCCGACAGCCTGCTGGTCTTCGTCAACCAGCCGCCCATCCGTGCCCGAGGCGCCGAACTGGAGGCCGAGGCGATGCTGGCCGGCGGATGGCGGCTGCGAGGCAGTTTCGCCGCGCAGCAAATCCGCCAGGACAGCGGCGCCGAATCGGCCAATTCGCCCCGGCGCCTGGCCAAGCTGCTGGCCGACGGCCCGCTCTTCGACACCGGCTGGACGTTCGGGCTCAACCTCCAGGCGATCGGTTCCCGCCTCTCCGCCAACGGCAGCCGCGTGCCGGCCTACGTCGCCGGAAATCTCATGCTCCGCCGGGGCAAGGCGGCGAAGGGCGGCGAGTGGAGCGTCGGACTGTATAACCTGTCCGGGCACCGCCACCTCGATCCTTCGTCCTCCGAACACGTCCAGAACGCGCTGCCGCAGGACGGTCGCCAGTTGCAGGCGCGTTGGGAGATCGTCCTCTGA
- a CDS encoding YebC/PmpR family DNA-binding transcriptional regulator, whose protein sequence is MAGHSKWANIQHRKGRQDEKRGAAFSRVAKEMTVAAKMGGGDPAFNPRLRMAVEKAKAVNMPKDKIENAIKKGTGELEGVDYVELRYEGYGINGAAIMVDCLTDNKVRTVAEVRHAFNKYGGNLGTDGCVAFMFRHCGQMIFAPGTSEDAVMDAAIEAGAEDVSVNDDGSIEVVTSPNDFIAVKEALEQAGLKPEFAEVTMKPESEIEFAGEDAARMQKLLDALEGLDDVQAVYTTAVMDE, encoded by the coding sequence ATGGCCGGCCACTCCAAATGGGCCAACATCCAGCATCGCAAGGGGCGCCAGGACGAAAAGCGCGGCGCCGCCTTTTCCCGTGTCGCCAAGGAAATGACCGTGGCCGCCAAGATGGGCGGCGGCGACCCCGCCTTCAACCCGCGCCTGCGGATGGCCGTCGAGAAGGCCAAGGCGGTGAACATGCCCAAGGACAAGATCGAGAACGCCATCAAGAAGGGCACCGGCGAGCTTGAAGGCGTCGATTACGTCGAGCTGCGCTACGAGGGCTACGGCATCAACGGCGCGGCCATCATGGTCGACTGCCTCACCGACAACAAGGTGAGGACCGTCGCCGAGGTGCGCCACGCGTTCAACAAGTACGGCGGCAACCTGGGCACCGACGGCTGCGTCGCCTTCATGTTCAGACATTGCGGCCAGATGATCTTCGCGCCCGGCACGTCCGAGGACGCGGTGATGGACGCCGCCATCGAGGCGGGCGCCGAGGACGTCTCGGTCAACGACGACGGTTCCATCGAGGTCGTCACGTCGCCCAACGACTTCATCGCCGTCAAGGAGGCGCTGGAACAGGCCGGTCTCAAGCCCGAATTCGCCGAGGTGACCATGAAGCCGGAAAGCGAGATCGAGTTCGCCGGCGAGGACGCCGCCCGGATGCAGAAGCTGCTCGACGCGCTGGAGGGCCTCGACGACGTGCAGGCCGTCTATACCACCGCCGTCATGGACGAGTAG
- the ruvB gene encoding Holliday junction branch migration DNA helicase RuvB — MAIETDRLISAAPASPQEDAVERALRPKKLAEYVGQQKIRGQMEIFIEAAKRRSEALDHVLLFGPPGLGKTTLAHIIAHEMGVNLRQTSGPVLERAGDLAALLTNLEPHDVLFIDEIHRLSPVVEEILYPALEDFQIDIMIGEGPSARSVKLDLPPFTLVGATTRAGMLTNPLRDRFGIVARLEFYTPDELAHIVRRSAQLLNCEVADEGATEIARRSRGTPRIANRLLRRVRDFAEVKAEGAVTQAVADAALVMLDVDHLGLDVMDRKLLSAVLEKFGGGPVGVDNLAAAIGEARDTIEDVLEPFLIQQGYLQRTPRGRVATPSIWRHFGLDAPAGANRELWQGQ; from the coding sequence ATGGCCATCGAAACAGACCGCCTGATCTCCGCCGCGCCGGCCTCGCCGCAGGAAGACGCCGTCGAGCGGGCGCTGCGCCCGAAGAAGCTCGCCGAATACGTCGGCCAGCAAAAGATCCGCGGCCAGATGGAAATCTTCATCGAGGCGGCCAAGCGGCGAAGCGAAGCCCTCGACCACGTGCTGCTGTTCGGCCCGCCGGGGCTGGGCAAGACCACCCTCGCCCACATCATCGCCCACGAGATGGGCGTGAATCTCCGCCAGACCTCCGGCCCGGTGCTGGAGCGCGCCGGCGACCTCGCGGCCCTGCTCACCAACCTCGAACCGCACGACGTCCTGTTCATCGACGAGATCCACCGCCTCTCGCCCGTGGTCGAGGAAATCCTGTATCCGGCGCTCGAAGACTTCCAGATCGATATCATGATCGGCGAGGGGCCGTCGGCGCGCTCCGTCAAGCTCGACCTGCCGCCCTTCACGCTGGTGGGCGCCACCACGCGCGCCGGCATGCTGACCAACCCGCTGCGCGACCGCTTCGGCATCGTCGCCCGGCTGGAGTTCTACACGCCCGACGAGCTCGCCCACATCGTGCGCCGCTCGGCGCAGCTGTTGAACTGCGAGGTGGCCGACGAGGGCGCGACCGAGATCGCCCGTCGATCGCGCGGCACGCCGCGCATCGCCAACCGGCTGCTGCGCCGCGTGCGCGACTTCGCCGAAGTGAAAGCCGAGGGCGCCGTCACGCAGGCGGTGGCCGACGCCGCGCTGGTCATGCTCGACGTCGATCACCTGGGCCTCGACGTCATGGACCGCAAGCTCCTCTCCGCCGTGCTGGAAAAGTTCGGCGGCGGCCCCGTCGGCGTGGACAACCTCGCCGCCGCCATCGGCGAGGCGCGCGACACCATCGAGGACGTGCTGGAGCCCTTCCTCATCCAGCAGGGCTACCTCCAGCGCACCCCGCGCGGACGGGTCGCCACGCCGAGCATCTGGCGGCATTTCGGCCTGGACGCCCCCGCCGGCGCCAACCGCGAACTCTGGCAGGGCCAATGA
- the ruvC gene encoding crossover junction endodeoxyribonuclease RuvC: MRILGIDPGLRVTGFGIIDKTGQKLAYVTSGCIRSSDKDSLPDRIRTLLDGIGEVIALHQPQEAAVEKVFVNVNPQSTLLLGQARGAAISALVTAGLPVSEYTALQVKQAVVGHGKAAKEQVQHMVTRLLALPGAPSADAADALACAICHANGGQGLGAIATRGFRVRKGRLV, translated from the coding sequence GTGCGGATACTGGGCATCGATCCCGGACTCAGGGTCACCGGTTTTGGCATCATCGACAAGACCGGCCAGAAACTCGCCTACGTCACCAGCGGTTGCATCAGGAGCAGCGACAAGGACAGCCTGCCCGATCGCATCAGGACGCTGCTCGACGGCATCGGCGAAGTGATCGCGCTGCACCAGCCGCAGGAGGCGGCCGTGGAAAAGGTGTTCGTGAACGTCAATCCGCAATCGACGCTGCTGCTCGGCCAGGCGCGCGGCGCGGCCATTTCGGCGCTGGTGACGGCGGGCCTGCCGGTCTCCGAATACACGGCGCTTCAGGTCAAACAAGCCGTCGTCGGCCACGGCAAGGCGGCCAAGGAGCAGGTGCAACACATGGTGACGCGCCTGCTCGCGCTGCCCGGCGCGCCCTCTGCGGACGCCGCCGACGCGCTGGCCTGCGCGATCTGCCACGCCAACGGCGGGCAGGGGCTGGGCGCCATCGCCACCCGGGGCTTCCGGGTCAGGAAAGGCAGGCTCGTATGA
- the menB gene encoding 1,4-dihydroxy-2-naphthoyl-CoA synthase, which yields MSIAWKSAADFIDIRYDTSDDGIARIAINRPERRNAFRPETIMELQDAFARAHRDPGVGVIILTGTGPDAFCSGGDQKVRGTGDDSGGYLDAATGTPHLNVLDLQMQIRRCPKPVVAMVAGYAIGGGHVLHLVCDLTLAADNARFGQTGPRVGSFDAGLGAGLMARTIGMKRAKEIWLLCRQYDAQTALAWGLVNAVVPLEKLEEETVAWCREMLKLSPTALRMIKAGFNADTDGLAGIQELAGNATGLFYMTAEGQEGRNAWLEKRPPNFTKYRRRP from the coding sequence GTGAGCATCGCCTGGAAATCCGCCGCCGACTTCATCGACATCCGCTACGACACCTCCGACGACGGCATCGCCCGCATCGCCATCAACCGGCCCGAACGGCGCAACGCATTCCGGCCCGAGACCATCATGGAATTGCAGGACGCATTCGCCCGCGCCCACCGCGACCCCGGCGTCGGCGTCATCATCCTCACCGGCACCGGCCCGGACGCCTTCTGCTCCGGCGGCGATCAGAAGGTGCGCGGCACGGGTGACGATAGTGGCGGCTACCTCGACGCGGCCACCGGCACGCCCCACCTCAACGTGCTCGACCTGCAAATGCAGATCCGCCGCTGCCCCAAGCCCGTGGTGGCCATGGTGGCCGGCTACGCCATCGGCGGCGGCCACGTGCTGCACCTCGTCTGCGACCTCACCCTCGCCGCCGACAACGCCCGCTTCGGCCAGACCGGCCCGCGCGTCGGCAGCTTCGACGCCGGCCTGGGCGCCGGCCTCATGGCCCGCACCATCGGCATGAAGCGCGCCAAGGAAATCTGGCTGCTCTGCCGCCAGTACGACGCGCAGACCGCGCTCGCCTGGGGCCTGGTCAACGCCGTCGTGCCGCTGGAAAAACTCGAAGAGGAAACCGTCGCATGGTGCCGCGAGATGCTGAAACTGTCCCCGACGGCGCTGCGCATGATCAAGGCCGGCTTCAACGCCGATACGGACGGGCTGGCCGGCATCCAGGAACTCGCCGGCAACGCCACCGGCCTCTTCTACATGACCGCCGAAGGCCAGGAAGGCCGCAACGCCTGGCTGGAAAAACGGCCGCCGAACTTCACGAAATACCGGAGGCGGCCCTGA
- a CDS encoding TonB C-terminal domain-containing protein, whose product MNAPPPKRSPPGKRISIALAVIVHLALAAFLIVGVRWQTKAPEAVEVELVQAPPDPAPPPPPEPEPAPAPKPEPKPEPPPPEKPDITVREKPKPPPKEAPKPKFDPTEMLRREDEAISARRAAEAAAHEATQRRQAEAASARSRSIADYSERIRAKIRGNIVLPPGLKGNPTARIEVVQLPSGEIITVRIARPSGHAGYDDAVDRAIHKSSPLPKPADPTLFERRLDLTFCPQEPCQ is encoded by the coding sequence ATGAACGCCCCGCCGCCCAAGCGCTCGCCGCCGGGCAAGCGCATCTCCATCGCGCTCGCCGTCATCGTGCATCTGGCGCTGGCCGCCTTCCTGATCGTCGGCGTCCGCTGGCAGACGAAGGCGCCCGAAGCCGTCGAGGTGGAACTGGTGCAGGCCCCGCCCGATCCCGCCCCGCCTCCGCCGCCAGAACCCGAACCGGCGCCCGCGCCGAAACCCGAGCCCAAGCCGGAACCCCCGCCGCCGGAGAAGCCCGACATCACGGTCAGGGAAAAGCCGAAACCACCGCCGAAGGAGGCGCCGAAGCCGAAGTTCGACCCCACCGAGATGCTTCGGCGCGAGGACGAAGCCATTTCCGCGCGACGGGCCGCGGAAGCCGCCGCCCACGAAGCGACCCAGCGCCGGCAGGCCGAGGCGGCCTCGGCCCGGAGCCGTTCCATCGCCGACTACAGCGAGCGCATTCGCGCCAAGATTCGCGGCAACATCGTGCTGCCGCCGGGCCTGAAGGGCAATCCGACGGCCCGCATCGAGGTCGTCCAGCTTCCCTCCGGCGAGATCATCACGGTCCGCATCGCGCGTCCCAGCGGCCATGCCGGCTACGACGACGCGGTCGACCGGGCCATCCACAAGTCGAGCCCGCTGCCCAAGCCCGCCGACCCCACCCTGTTCGAGCGCCGGCTCGACCTGACCTTCTGCCCGCAGGAGCCCTGCCAGTGA
- the tolQ gene encoding protein TolQ has product MNITQDLSIIELVIHASLVVKLVMGLLVVVSVMSWYWIFRKAFAIRDARVRTDKFERDFWSGGDLNSLYQSAVNDRHHAGQLERIFEAGFREFMKLRGQKTLDPATVIDGVRRAMRATLQRELDDLEAHLAFLASVGSVSPYVGLFGTVWGIMHAFRGLANVSSATLAAVAPGIAEALVATAIGLFAAIPAVVAYNRFAHDVDRLSVRFESFTEEFSNILQRQIK; this is encoded by the coding sequence ATGAACATCACGCAGGATCTATCCATCATCGAACTGGTCATCCACGCCAGCCTCGTCGTCAAGCTGGTCATGGGGCTGCTGGTCGTCGTCTCGGTCATGTCCTGGTACTGGATATTCCGCAAGGCCTTCGCCATCCGCGACGCCCGCGTCCGCACCGACAAGTTCGAGCGCGACTTCTGGAGCGGCGGCGACCTCAACAGCCTGTACCAGAGCGCGGTGAACGACCGCCACCACGCCGGCCAGCTGGAGCGCATCTTCGAGGCCGGCTTCCGCGAGTTCATGAAGCTGCGCGGACAGAAAACACTCGACCCGGCCACCGTCATCGACGGCGTGCGCCGCGCCATGCGCGCCACGCTCCAGCGCGAACTCGACGACCTGGAAGCCCACCTCGCCTTCCTCGCCTCGGTCGGTTCCGTTTCGCCCTACGTCGGCCTGTTCGGCACCGTCTGGGGCATCATGCATGCCTTCCGCGGGCTGGCCAACGTGAGCTCCGCCACGCTCGCCGCCGTGGCGCCGGGCATTGCCGAGGCGCTGGTCGCCACCGCCATCGGCCTGTTCGCCGCCATCCCCGCCGTGGTCGCCTACAACCGCTTCGCCCACGACGTCGACCGCCTCTCCGTGCGCTTCGAAAGCTTCACCGAGGAGTTCTCGAACATCCTCCAGCGGCAAATAAAATGA
- the ybgC gene encoding tol-pal system-associated acyl-CoA thioesterase: protein MNTDFRLPVRIYYEDTDAGGVAYYAGYLRFLERARTEWLRALGFSQDDLMRERGIAFAVRSLAVEYLKPARLDDLVEVTTGIESLGRAQVTFRQRVELAGEILVDATVRVACLDIAQGRAAAIPKPIHDKMKALA, encoded by the coding sequence ATGAATACAGACTTCCGTTTGCCCGTCCGCATCTACTACGAGGACACCGACGCGGGCGGCGTGGCCTACTACGCGGGCTACCTGCGATTCCTGGAGCGCGCGCGCACCGAATGGCTGCGGGCGCTGGGCTTCAGCCAGGACGATCTGATGCGCGAACGGGGCATCGCCTTCGCCGTGCGCTCCCTGGCGGTGGAATACCTGAAGCCGGCGCGCCTCGACGACCTCGTCGAGGTGACGACCGGAATCGAATCCCTCGGCCGCGCCCAGGTCACCTTCCGCCAGCGCGTCGAACTCGCCGGGGAAATCCTGGTCGACGCCACGGTGCGCGTCGCCTGCCTCGACATCGCCCAGGGCAGGGCCGCGGCCATCCCGAAACCGATCCACGACAAGATGAAGGCGCTCGCATGA
- the ruvA gene encoding Holliday junction branch migration protein RuvA, whose product MIGRLTGILIEKNPPQITVDVGGVGYEIDVPMSTFYNLPATGERVALATHLVVREDAHLLFGFLTEGERAMFRQLLKISGVGARIALALLSGLSVNELAQAVALQEAGRLVKIPGIGKKTAERLLLELRDKLPKTAAVAPSAAPDAGSDILNALLALGYNEREAAGAMKSLPAGATVSEGIRQALKLLSRA is encoded by the coding sequence ATGATCGGAAGACTCACCGGCATCCTTATCGAAAAGAACCCGCCGCAGATCACGGTCGACGTCGGCGGCGTCGGTTACGAGATCGACGTGCCGATGAGCACCTTCTACAACCTGCCCGCAACCGGCGAGCGGGTGGCGCTCGCCACGCACCTCGTCGTGCGCGAGGACGCCCATCTGCTGTTCGGTTTCCTCACGGAAGGCGAGCGGGCGATGTTCCGCCAGCTGCTCAAGATCTCCGGCGTCGGCGCGCGCATCGCGCTGGCGCTGCTCTCCGGCCTGTCGGTGAACGAGCTTGCCCAGGCGGTGGCCCTTCAGGAAGCCGGGCGGCTGGTGAAGATTCCCGGCATCGGCAAGAAGACCGCCGAGCGGCTGCTGCTGGAACTCAGGGACAAGCTGCCGAAGACCGCCGCCGTGGCGCCGAGCGCCGCGCCCGACGCCGGCAGCGACATCCTCAATGCCCTGCTCGCACTCGGCTACAACGAGCGTGAGGCGGCCGGCGCCATGAAATCACTGCCCGCCGGCGCGACGGTTTCGGAAGGCATACGCCAAGCGCTCAAGCTGCTTTCCAGGGCCTGA